DNA sequence from the Hoylesella buccalis ATCC 35310 genome:
AGCGTGTCAACAAGACCGATGGAGAAGATTTGGTGTTGACATCAGCTTGCAATTATTATGATGGCGTTAGTCAAAAGGAAGTTGAGCAATTTTACGCTGCCCAGAAACAGCCTTCAGATGATGAACCTGTTTCCTATGGACTGAATACCAAGTTGGTGAAAGAGGATGGTATAATCAAAGAGATACCATACACGACCAACTGCCTGTACCAAAAGGAGTTGAAACGAATAGTTTACTGGTTGGGCAAGGCGCGGGAATTTGCCGAAAACGAACAGCAAAAGATGATAATCTCGCTGTTGATACGATATTATGAAACGGGCGACTTAAAGTTGTTCGACAAATATTCCATAGGGTGGTTGAAAGAACAGGATGGACAAGTAGACTTCATCAATGGTTTTATAGAGGTATATGGCGATCCGTTGGGATTAAAAGGCTCATGGGAAGGGCTCGTGGAGTACAAAGATTTAGAGGCCACCAAGCGCACCCAACTCATCAGTAAAAATGCACAATGGTTTGAAGACCACTCACCGGTAGAAAAGCGTTTCAAGAAAGAAAAGGTGAAAGGTGTGACCGCTCATGTCATTTGCGCAGCCATGTTGGGTGGCGATGAATATCCACCGTCGGCCATAGGAATCAACCTGCCGAACGCAGAATGGATTCGAGCCAGGTATGGTTCAAAGAGTGTTACGATTGGAAATCTCACGGAAGCTTACAATCATGTGGCCCGAGGAAATGGTCTGCATGAGGAGTTTGTGATTGATGACGAAACGCTGGGGTTGATTAACCGTTATGGAGATCTTTGTGATGATTTGCATACTGATCTGCATGAATGCTTAGGACATGGCAGTGGACGGTTGTTGCCAGGTGTTGACGGTGATGCCTTGGGTGCTTATGGTGACACCATAGAGGAAGCCAGAGCCGACTTGTTTGGACTTTATTACATCGCAGACGAGAAGTTCATTGAGTTGGGATTGCTACCAAACGCAGATGCGTTCAAATCTCAATACTATACCTACATGATGAATGGCCTGTTGACACAGATGGTCAGAATCAAGGAAGGGCATCAAATAGAGGAAGCTCACATGCGTAATCGCGCCCTCATTGCGCGATGGGTGTTGGCTCATGCCGACGGTGAGGTGGCGATAATACAAACGCAGGGGGATACTGATGATGGCACTGTTCGTCATTTCGTTCAAATCAACGATTATCAAAAACTGAGACAGCTGTTTGCCAAACTGCTGGCAGAGATTCAGCGTATCAAGAGTGAAGGTGATTTTGAGGCCGCAAGGGCAATCGTTGAGAAATACGCCATTGACATAGACGCAGATTTGCACAGAGAGGTGTTAAGGCGTTATCAAAAACTTAAAATCGCTCCCTACAAAGGGTTTATCAATCCCTGGATGAAGCCTCTGTATGATGACCAGGGTAACATCGTAGACATACAACTTGATTATACGGAATCGTATGCTCATCAAATGATGAGATATTCTAAAACTGCAGAATCGGATGAATGGAGATATTAACGAAACAGTAAGGGAAATCAAACGTTCATTCAGACTATTGATGAACGGCGTTGTCTCACAGTCCATGCGTCAGAAAGGGGTGGACTATAAGATAAACTGGGGGGTGTCGCTGCCTGACTTGCAAAAAATGGCTCAACAATATGGTAAGAATCATGAACTTGCCATAGCGTTGTGGCAAGAGAATATCCGTGAATGCAAGATTCTGGCGACTCTCATCATGCCGCCCGAAGAAATGGATGATACACTCGCAAAGCAATGGGTAGGGGACGTCAATTCACAAGATTTGGCTGAAATGGCATGTTTTAATTTGTTCCAACACTTACAACATGCGGCTGATTTGTCTTACCAATGGATGAATTCCAACGGAGAAATTGTACGGATGTGTGGCTATCTTATTCTCTCAAGGCTCTTTATGAAGGGGGAAAATCCTCACCGAAATAGAATTGACGAATTCTTGGATGAAGTGGCCCTTGCGCTCAATAGTGAGAACATGGGCGTTCGCCATGCCGCGTTGAATTGCGTGAATAAATTCGCAGAGCTTGGTGAAGATTTTCGTAACATGGCCGAAGAGAGGTTGAATTTACAATTGTGAAGATTTATATAGCCATACATTACCTATATTTAAAGGAAATATTGTAACTTTGTAGAGTTATAATTTTCGGGAAATGAAAAAAGATATCAGAAATGCTGTTAAACAGCTTCTAGATGATTATCTTGTAACAAACAACCTTCGAAGAACGCCAGAGAGGTATGCAATCCTTGATGCTGCTTATAGCATCAGGGGACATTTCTCTTTGGAGGAGTTGGATGAATATCTCGTTGAACATAACTTTAGGGTTAGTAGGGCTACCCTCTATAACAATTTAAGACTGTTTAGAAAGCTGCGATTTGTGATTTGCCATCGTCTGCAAGGAGGCACGGTGTATGAGTCGTGCTATGACAATAAGGATCATTGCCATCAGATTTGCACGGTTTGTGGCAAAGTCTCGGAGGTTAACTCCCCGGCAATTGTCGAGGCTGTGAATGAAACCAAACTGAGAAGATTCAAGAAAGATGGATTCACATTGTATATCTATGGGGTTTGTAGTACCTGTCAAGCGGTGATAACACGCAAGAAAATGAATAAAGAAAAAACTAAAAACATAAAATAAAATGAACAAAAGTAAAGTTGATGTCCTGCTTGGTTTGCAGTGGGGTGACGAAGGAAAAGGCAAAGTAGTCGACGTGCTTACGCCAAAATATGATGTTGTTGCCAGGTTCCAAGGAGGCCCAAATGCAGGTCATACATTGGAGTTTGAGGGCCAAAAATATGTTCTTCGCAGCATTCCTTCTGGCATCTTTCAAGGTGGAAAGATCAATATCATCGGTAATGGGGTTGTGCTCGCACCAGATCTTTTCATGGATGAAGCTAAAGAACTGGAGAAGAGTGGCCACGAATTGAAAAGCCGTATTCATATCTCCAAGAAGGCTCATCTCATCATGCCTACGCATAGAGTGCTGGATAGGGCATACGAAGCCGCACGAGGAAAGGGCAAGGTTGGAACAACAGGTAAAGGTATTGGTCCGACATACACAGACAAAACGTCGAGAAATGGTTTGCGGGTAGGAGATATCCTTGACAACTTTCAAGAAAAATACGAGGCTCACAAGGCGCGCCATTTGGACATGTTGAAGGCTCTTCACTTTACAGATTTCGATTTAGAAGAAACGGAAAAGCATTGGATGGAGGGTATAGAGTACCTCAAACAATTCAATATTGTTGACAGCGAACATGAAATCAATCATCTTCTTCGTGAGCAGAAAAGCATCTTGTGTGAAGGTGCGCAGGGTACCATGTTGGATGTTGATTTCGGCAGTTACCCGTTTGTTACGTCTTCCAATACCATTTGTGCCGGGGCATGTATCGGTCTTGGGCTCGGTCCCAACAAGATTGGAAACGTCTATGGCATCATGAAGGCTTATTGTACACGTGTAGGTTCAGGCCCTTTCCCAACTGAACTGTTCGACGAGGATGGCAAGAAACTTCGTGACATCGGCCATGAATATGGTGCTGTTACAGGTAGAGAGCGTCGTTGTGGATGGGTAGATTTGGTTCAATTACGTTATTCAATCATGGTCAACGGTGTGACCCACCTTATTTTAATGAAGAGTGATGTGCTGGATCAATTCGAGACAATTAAAGCATGTGTTGGTTATGAACTGAAGGATGGCACACAGACGAAGGAACTTCCTTATGACCTTGAAGGAGTGAAGCCAATTTACCAAGAGCTACAAGGCTGGTACACTGACTTGACAAAAATGACCAATGAGGAAGAATTTCCACAGCAATTCAAAGATTACATCCAGTTCTTGGAAGAGTTTTTAGAAACACCAATCAAGATTGTTTCAATCGGACCTGATCGTAATCAAACAATTGTAAGAAACTAATGACAAAAGAGAAATTAAATGACTAACAAACCAACTATCGTCAAAGGGACAAGAGACTTCTCGCCCATGGAGATGTCTAAGCGCAATTACATATTCAAGACTATTGAAGACGTTTATTCGCTTTATGGTTATCAACAAATAGAAACCCCAGCTCTAGAAACTCTTCAAACCCTGATGGGCAAGTACGGTGAGGAAGGAGATAAGTTGCTTTTTAAGGTTCTTAATTCGGGCGACTTCCTACGGAAGGTTGACGACAAAGAACTTGTGGAAAGAAATACGTTGAAACTTGCATCGCAACTTTGTGAGAAAGGACTACGGTACGACTTGACGGTACCATTCGCTCGCTATGTTGTCATGCATCATGATGAACTTCAATTCCCTTTTAAGCGTTACCAAATTCAACCCGTTTGGCGTGCGGACCGACCTCAAAAGGGCCGATATCGAGAGTTTTATCAGTGCGATGCCGACGTGGTGGGATCAGATTCCTTGCTCAATGAGGTAGAATTGATGCAAATAGTGGATGAGGTGTTCCAAAGGTTTGGCGTGCGGGTAATCATCAAAATCAATAACAGAAAGATACTTTCGGGCATTGCTGAGATGATAGGTGCTGCGGATAAAATAGTAGATATCACAGTTGCCATCGACAAATTGGACAAGATAGGGCTGGAAAATGTCAATCAAGAGTTAGCAAACGCCGGTATCTCTCCAGAAGCTATCGATAAATTGCAACCCATCATTTCTCTTCAAGGAACAAATGATGAAAAGCTCAACGTCATCAAAAACGTGCTGAAAGACAGTCAGGTAGGACTGAAGGGTGTGGAAGAAGTTGCCTATATCTTAGATGTGTTGAAACCAATGCAGCTTCATAACGAGATAGAACTTGATTTGACTTTGGCGCGAGGCCTTAATTATTACACCGGTGCCATTTTTGAAGTAAAGGCTAAGGATGTTTCTATTGGCAGCATTACAGGTGGCGGTCGTTACGATAACTTGACAGGTATTTTTGGCAAGCCAGGGTTGAGTGGGGTAGGAATCTCGTTTGGTGCCGATCGTATCTATGATGTATTAAATGCTTTAGACTTGTATCCAAAAGAAACAACTAATTCTACTCAAATTCTTTTCATCAATTTTGGCGAAAAAGAAACGGCCTATTGTTTACCTTTGGTCAATGAGGCTCGCAGTCATGGAGTCAGCGCAGAGATGTACCCAGATGCGGTTAAGATGAAGAAGCAGATGAGTTATGCTAATGCAAAGCAAATCGCATTCGTGGCCATGGCTGGTGAAAACGAGATGAAGGAAAATAAGATAACGATCAAAAACATGGAAACAGGAGAACAAATATTAGTTCCTATTTCTGACTTTATGGATGTCTTTTCTGAACAAAGAAAGTAAGATTTATAACAGAAGAATGGTGAAGTCTGCAAGATTTCACCATTCTTTTTTGTTCTTATGCTTGTAATTGTATTGATTTTTGTATCTTTGCACTTTCAAAAAATGTACGAATATGACATCAGAAAACAAAGCATATAATAAGTTAATCGAAGCTGGAGTGCACCCTTCAGCACAACGGTTGGCCATCATGGAGTTCCTGATGGAAAATCATACCCATCCAACAGTGGAGGATGTTTATAAAGGTTTGTGTCCAAAAATTCCAACCCTAAGTAGGACTACCGTTTATAATACGCTGCGTTTATTTTCAGAACATCAAGCTGCTCAAATGATAACCATTGACGAGCATCGTGTGTGTTACGATGGTTGTGTAGAGCCCCATGTACATTTTTATTGTAAGAAATGCAAAAGGGTGATAGATTTACCTGAAGAAGATGCACCGAAACTTGTTCAGAACAGAAATATTCACGGAAATATTGTTGATGAGATTCAGCTATACTACAAAGGCATCTGCACTGAATGTGCGCAGAAGGAGATAGCAGAACATTCCAATTAATAGAAAACAATACAATTTTAATTCGTAACTATCTGAATGATAGTTAAATATAAACCCATAGAGATTGGATGCTAATCTCTATGGGTTTGCTGTCTAAACTCATTGACTTTGACTATCAAACTCTTTGACTTTAACCGCTAAACTCTTTGACTTTGGTTGTCGCACTCAATGACATAGAATTTGAAGCAACAAATTGAGCCTCCAGTGAAGGAAGCTCAATTCGTTGCTTGGTTTACTCAAGATGCAGACTTTTCTTGATTGCATTGATTTTTTCATCGGCCTCTGCATCGCAACGTTCGTAGCATCCGGCACATTTCATCGTGCCTTTTACCTCCAAATAGAACTTTATTTTTGGCTCTGTACCCGATGGCCGAACGCTCACCTTGGTGCCATCATCGCAGAACCACTGTAGTACATTGCTGGTGTCTGGCATGTCAAGTTTGGAGATGTTTCCATTGATGTCACGCTGTTCAAGCGTCTGGTAGTCT
Encoded proteins:
- a CDS encoding DNA alkylation repair protein; protein product: MNGDINETVREIKRSFRLLMNGVVSQSMRQKGVDYKINWGVSLPDLQKMAQQYGKNHELAIALWQENIRECKILATLIMPPEEMDDTLAKQWVGDVNSQDLAEMACFNLFQHLQHAADLSYQWMNSNGEIVRMCGYLILSRLFMKGENPHRNRIDEFLDEVALALNSENMGVRHAALNCVNKFAELGEDFRNMAEERLNLQL
- a CDS encoding Fur family transcriptional regulator, which codes for MTSENKAYNKLIEAGVHPSAQRLAIMEFLMENHTHPTVEDVYKGLCPKIPTLSRTTVYNTLRLFSEHQAAQMITIDEHRVCYDGCVEPHVHFYCKKCKRVIDLPEEDAPKLVQNRNIHGNIVDEIQLYYKGICTECAQKEIAEHSN
- a CDS encoding Fur family transcriptional regulator, which translates into the protein MKKDIRNAVKQLLDDYLVTNNLRRTPERYAILDAAYSIRGHFSLEELDEYLVEHNFRVSRATLYNNLRLFRKLRFVICHRLQGGTVYESCYDNKDHCHQICTVCGKVSEVNSPAIVEAVNETKLRRFKKDGFTLYIYGVCSTCQAVITRKKMNKEKTKNIK
- the hisS gene encoding histidine--tRNA ligase, encoding MTNKPTIVKGTRDFSPMEMSKRNYIFKTIEDVYSLYGYQQIETPALETLQTLMGKYGEEGDKLLFKVLNSGDFLRKVDDKELVERNTLKLASQLCEKGLRYDLTVPFARYVVMHHDELQFPFKRYQIQPVWRADRPQKGRYREFYQCDADVVGSDSLLNEVELMQIVDEVFQRFGVRVIIKINNRKILSGIAEMIGAADKIVDITVAIDKLDKIGLENVNQELANAGISPEAIDKLQPIISLQGTNDEKLNVIKNVLKDSQVGLKGVEEVAYILDVLKPMQLHNEIELDLTLARGLNYYTGAIFEVKAKDVSIGSITGGGRYDNLTGIFGKPGLSGVGISFGADRIYDVLNALDLYPKETTNSTQILFINFGEKETAYCLPLVNEARSHGVSAEMYPDAVKMKKQMSYANAKQIAFVAMAGENEMKENKITIKNMETGEQILVPISDFMDVFSEQRK
- a CDS encoding adenylosuccinate synthase yields the protein MNKSKVDVLLGLQWGDEGKGKVVDVLTPKYDVVARFQGGPNAGHTLEFEGQKYVLRSIPSGIFQGGKINIIGNGVVLAPDLFMDEAKELEKSGHELKSRIHISKKAHLIMPTHRVLDRAYEAARGKGKVGTTGKGIGPTYTDKTSRNGLRVGDILDNFQEKYEAHKARHLDMLKALHFTDFDLEETEKHWMEGIEYLKQFNIVDSEHEINHLLREQKSILCEGAQGTMLDVDFGSYPFVTSSNTICAGACIGLGLGPNKIGNVYGIMKAYCTRVGSGPFPTELFDEDGKKLRDIGHEYGAVTGRERRCGWVDLVQLRYSIMVNGVTHLILMKSDVLDQFETIKACVGYELKDGTQTKELPYDLEGVKPIYQELQGWYTDLTKMTNEEEFPQQFKDYIQFLEEFLETPIKIVSIGPDRNQTIVRN
- a CDS encoding dipeptidyl peptidase 3, whose amino-acid sequence is MTHEFKYSDERFADLQMLRYRLKGFENLTLKQKIYIYFLAKATLAGRDITTDQFGKYNLKIRKVLEAVYEEYSGSRDGDDFKNLEIYLKRIWFSNGIYHHYGSEKMIPEFSEGFFRKVLSEIDVTRLPLSPCQTVQELLDELVPVMFNPDILPKRVNKTDGEDLVLTSACNYYDGVSQKEVEQFYAAQKQPSDDEPVSYGLNTKLVKEDGIIKEIPYTTNCLYQKELKRIVYWLGKAREFAENEQQKMIISLLIRYYETGDLKLFDKYSIGWLKEQDGQVDFINGFIEVYGDPLGLKGSWEGLVEYKDLEATKRTQLISKNAQWFEDHSPVEKRFKKEKVKGVTAHVICAAMLGGDEYPPSAIGINLPNAEWIRARYGSKSVTIGNLTEAYNHVARGNGLHEEFVIDDETLGLINRYGDLCDDLHTDLHECLGHGSGRLLPGVDGDALGAYGDTIEEARADLFGLYYIADEKFIELGLLPNADAFKSQYYTYMMNGLLTQMVRIKEGHQIEEAHMRNRALIARWVLAHADGEVAIIQTQGDTDDGTVRHFVQINDYQKLRQLFAKLLAEIQRIKSEGDFEAARAIVEKYAIDIDADLHREVLRRYQKLKIAPYKGFINPWMKPLYDDQGNIVDIQLDYTESYAHQMMRYSKTAESDEWRY